In Armatimonadota bacterium, a single genomic region encodes these proteins:
- a CDS encoding type II secretion system protein — MRPIRRNQGFTLIELITVMAISTILLGIIVVPMFESFQATRTAQAFADAQDKARLLTERLTREISESVGVKDVEGVGGRVSIVLQTPARGVLENGTVISPTGSSWVTVGMNYAKLDIVLPAKVGNRGVGGGFIDPNTGKEDPTLRAPKGQVQLPLAPGTTIRRYWVGLRDPFTNYLNPYDGILTARSGGRDNLYVLYMAEVEPVVSVAGVPTVNAAFFDVDPTDGTGRTPNYNDPDFFLATGASTGAPVNNDAKATRVRNWLNRAQIVTELSRYDMIQPVIDKTSRLVKLNDNGGTYSPRITPLIQFRPSHVEGDSSDAAMTMPLGTETEGAANLGSETYIGKYGAWSSLTVRSYPGTYAPPQPYQIARTDAGLLKIFYFDPASGVPDTTTGSGTELFSVAAYADFSKRKYTLNDPLARYPFTLSTTAAASTNPAAQVFKPFSVNQEKGRINASFAISDHGDIAQNPNAAGNIFDPNDVNPNNLPQIAAMEPGWVPPVNPANPSFLTPTTDPAVAGTFDVAPYFDSAMNRFNINRVFNKVWQDAKEGRNGIPAQFGEVGGAHRFIDLRLVPQGDRTPSPLALYPNASIVPSSEEVWGPDQAPGANASFEVRYRRVNKDPGPNEYRINYTNVPEPSAAGYAALGLPVPPASYTASSFVSAIFQPRFKAGYLQLCSNPEVPIPGQMRIRGATAGTSFVVPGRIRVAYRFQFTNATDTVRVDYDTRQLMQILVTIRNYPQSNVPNPQTVTMKATANVKNFIR; from the coding sequence ATGAGACCAATCCGACGTAACCAAGGCTTTACCCTGATCGAGTTGATCACCGTCATGGCGATCTCGACAATCTTGCTCGGAATCATCGTTGTGCCGATGTTCGAGAGTTTCCAGGCGACTCGAACGGCACAGGCTTTTGCGGATGCTCAAGACAAAGCAAGGCTTCTTACGGAGCGACTTACCAGAGAAATCAGCGAATCCGTCGGAGTGAAAGATGTCGAGGGTGTTGGGGGAAGAGTCAGCATCGTTCTCCAAACTCCCGCCCGAGGCGTGCTCGAAAACGGAACCGTCATAAGCCCGACCGGTAGCTCGTGGGTGACGGTGGGAATGAACTATGCCAAGCTGGATATCGTTCTGCCCGCGAAAGTAGGGAACCGAGGCGTTGGCGGCGGGTTCATTGACCCGAACACCGGAAAGGAAGACCCCACGCTTCGCGCTCCGAAAGGACAAGTCCAACTTCCACTCGCTCCGGGAACCACGATCCGACGCTACTGGGTCGGACTCCGCGATCCGTTCACGAACTACCTCAATCCTTACGACGGTATTCTCACCGCCCGATCTGGTGGTCGTGATAATCTGTATGTTCTTTACATGGCCGAAGTTGAGCCGGTGGTTAGTGTGGCCGGAGTTCCGACCGTCAATGCAGCATTCTTTGATGTGGACCCGACGGACGGAACAGGTCGAACGCCAAATTACAACGATCCTGATTTCTTCCTCGCGACCGGAGCGTCAACCGGAGCGCCGGTCAACAACGACGCAAAGGCTACTCGAGTTCGCAACTGGCTCAATCGAGCCCAGATCGTCACTGAATTGAGTCGTTATGACATGATTCAGCCCGTGATTGATAAGACAAGCCGACTTGTCAAGTTGAACGACAACGGTGGCACCTACTCGCCGCGAATCACACCACTCATTCAGTTCCGCCCATCGCACGTGGAAGGCGACAGCTCAGATGCTGCGATGACGATGCCACTGGGAACCGAAACCGAAGGTGCCGCTAATCTAGGCTCCGAGACCTATATTGGTAAGTACGGAGCTTGGAGCAGCCTCACCGTGCGCTCTTATCCGGGAACCTACGCGCCGCCGCAGCCTTACCAAATCGCACGAACGGATGCCGGTCTTTTGAAGATTTTTTACTTCGACCCGGCTTCGGGAGTTCCAGACACAACAACTGGATCTGGCACTGAACTTTTCAGCGTTGCTGCGTATGCGGATTTCTCTAAGCGAAAGTACACGCTGAACGATCCCTTAGCGCGTTATCCTTTCACCCTATCGACGACGGCTGCCGCGAGCACTAATCCCGCTGCTCAGGTCTTCAAACCTTTCAGCGTGAACCAGGAGAAGGGAAGAATTAACGCGAGCTTCGCGATTAGCGACCACGGAGATATTGCCCAAAATCCGAACGCAGCTGGGAACATCTTCGATCCCAATGATGTGAACCCCAATAATCTCCCGCAAATCGCAGCGATGGAGCCGGGTTGGGTCCCTCCAGTTAATCCAGCGAATCCAAGCTTTTTGACGCCAACCACGGACCCGGCCGTTGCCGGCACATTCGATGTGGCACCCTATTTCGATTCGGCGATGAATCGATTTAACATCAACCGAGTGTTCAATAAGGTTTGGCAAGACGCAAAAGAAGGCCGCAATGGCATCCCCGCTCAGTTTGGCGAAGTGGGCGGAGCGCATCGCTTCATCGACCTTCGGCTCGTGCCGCAAGGCGACAGGACACCAAGTCCACTCGCGCTCTATCCCAACGCTTCAATCGTGCCGAGCTCAGAAGAAGTCTGGGGGCCAGACCAAGCTCCAGGAGCAAACGCCAGCTTTGAAGTCCGGTATCGCCGGGTGAACAAGGACCCCGGGCCGAACGAGTATCGAATCAACTACACAAATGTGCCGGAGCCGTCTGCGGCTGGTTATGCAGCACTTGGCCTGCCAGTGCCGCCCGCAAGCTATACCGCAAGCAGTTTCGTCAGCGCGATCTTCCAACCGCGATTCAAAGCTGGTTACCTCCAACTCTGCTCTAATCCAGAAGTCCCGATTCCGGGTCAGATGCGCATTCGCGGCGCAACTGCGGGAACAAGTTTCGTTGTACCGGGTCGAATCCGTGTGGCGTATCGATTCCAATTCACAAATGCAACCGATACCGTCCGAGTCGACTACGATACGAGGCAACTGATGCAGATTTTGGTCACGATCCGTAACTATCCGCAGTCGAACGTGCCAAACCCACAAACCGTTACGATGAAGGCCACCGCCAACGTCAAGAACTTTATCCGATAA
- a CDS encoding prepilin-type N-terminal cleavage/methylation domain-containing protein, with amino-acid sequence MNRKRAFTLIELLVVIAIIAILAGIIFPVFARVKLNAYKSGDMSAMNSIRNALQLYRDDQGGYPPALLGYISPYEYSAGVTVVPADQVRGALYPKRIDSLETLRPSLNRVARNLMVPGIWPQVDNRPTGSAPIVDTNGDGVVNNLDDIPNARQAFGSSYSAATVQYYYQDRTMTPSIGANSGNATTDVGRFYAVSGYDVSQVRIGGQTFYEVHYTPFWTLLGTTTGSVNDDPRQLGYTEPPETTVVTWNSFFRDYSNGALTNGGSKDMVLQLGGAARPVDSKLMSERSWRFTF; translated from the coding sequence ATGAATCGAAAACGCGCATTCACACTCATTGAGCTATTGGTGGTCATCGCAATCATCGCGATCCTGGCGGGAATCATCTTCCCGGTCTTTGCTCGAGTCAAACTAAACGCTTACAAGAGTGGCGATATGTCTGCGATGAACTCGATTCGCAACGCACTGCAACTCTATCGCGATGACCAAGGCGGATATCCACCAGCACTTCTCGGTTACATCTCACCTTACGAATACTCTGCTGGTGTTACTGTCGTTCCTGCTGATCAAGTTCGCGGAGCGCTCTATCCCAAGCGAATTGACTCGCTCGAAACCCTTCGTCCGTCCCTCAATCGGGTTGCTCGGAACCTTATGGTGCCAGGAATCTGGCCGCAGGTCGACAATCGTCCAACCGGCTCGGCCCCAATCGTCGACACTAACGGGGACGGCGTAGTCAACAACCTTGACGACATTCCTAACGCACGGCAAGCATTTGGCTCAAGCTACAGTGCAGCTACTGTTCAGTACTACTATCAAGATCGAACGATGACCCCTTCGATCGGAGCAAACTCGGGGAATGCAACGACGGATGTCGGGCGGTTCTATGCGGTTAGCGGCTACGATGTGTCGCAAGTCCGAATAGGTGGTCAGACCTTTTACGAAGTTCACTACACGCCGTTCTGGACCCTTCTTGGGACCACTACGGGCAGCGTCAACGACGACCCTCGGCAGCTTGGATACACCGAGCCCCCAGAGACAACCGTTGTCACGTGGAACTCGTTCTTCCGTGACTACAGCAACGGCGCCCTTACCAATGGCGGCAGTAAAGACATGGTTCTCCAGCTCGGCGGCGCAGCTCGTCCAGTGGACTCCAAGCTGATGTCTGAGCGATCCTGGCGATTCACATTCTAA
- a CDS encoding prepilin peptidase, with the protein MGAGIFPEWTWIVGLMVGATIGSFLNVVIYRLPRRMSLGNPRNSFCPNCKTQLGGPDLIPLFSWLTSKGKCRHCGIAVPSRYFWVELVTGLLWAAIWYRYFCYEGGNEAWKYGCAYAIGAAALVSIIFIDGEYYIIPDEINAFLLLVGVVFHLIQGTMRDCMIGYLVGWGIIFGIAFLGRVAFGKDAMGHGDIKMMRGVGALIGGVLTVFSVGIAVVAGLVFGLLFMALAARKGRAEQSDVDEATGTTEEDEYKPESIKDLLILGLSYLFCVDVIAIWFPQVYTKFGYPVEDFSVEDDDWEPSFSTIPFGPYLAIGALVCILFKTDLLDKWTEYLRTMQGPAFLP; encoded by the coding sequence ATGGGTGCCGGGATTTTTCCTGAATGGACATGGATTGTCGGGCTGATGGTGGGTGCCACTATCGGTTCGTTTCTCAATGTGGTTATCTATCGCCTCCCGCGGCGAATGTCGCTCGGGAATCCGCGCAATAGCTTCTGCCCGAACTGCAAAACCCAACTCGGCGGCCCTGACCTCATTCCGCTGTTTAGCTGGCTAACGTCGAAGGGGAAGTGTCGTCACTGCGGCATCGCGGTTCCGAGCCGGTATTTTTGGGTTGAGCTTGTCACGGGCTTACTCTGGGCTGCAATCTGGTATCGCTACTTCTGCTATGAAGGTGGTAACGAAGCGTGGAAGTACGGCTGCGCTTACGCCATCGGAGCAGCGGCTTTGGTGTCCATCATCTTCATCGATGGCGAGTACTACATCATTCCAGACGAGATCAACGCCTTTTTGCTCCTCGTCGGCGTGGTTTTTCATCTGATCCAAGGCACGATGCGCGATTGCATGATCGGGTATCTGGTCGGGTGGGGAATCATTTTTGGAATCGCTTTCCTTGGCAGAGTCGCGTTTGGCAAGGACGCGATGGGACACGGCGACATCAAAATGATGCGTGGAGTCGGTGCCCTGATCGGTGGTGTGCTGACCGTATTCAGCGTAGGAATTGCCGTTGTTGCGGGGCTTGTTTTCGGACTCCTATTCATGGCACTAGCGGCCAGAAAGGGAAGAGCAGAGCAAAGTGACGTTGATGAAGCAACCGGCACAACGGAAGAGGACGAATACAAGCCGGAGTCGATCAAGGATTTACTGATCTTGGGCCTCAGCTACCTGTTTTGCGTCGACGTCATTGCAATCTGGTTCCCCCAGGTGTACACCAAGTTCGGCTACCCCGTCGAGGATTTCAGCGTTGAGGACGACGACTGGGAGCCGAGTTTCAGCACAATTCCGTTTGGTCCCTACTTGGCAATTGGTGCGCTAGTCTGTATCCTATTCAAGACTGATCTTCTTGACAAATGGACGGAATACCTACGAACAATGCAAGGGCCCGCTTTCTTGCCATAA
- a CDS encoding type II secretion system F family protein, with amino-acid sequence MPIFSYTFKDAMGSIQKGTADAESEELLRARFSEQGFVITELTMIKAKSPKSKSPGKVKLTDLSVWCRQFSTMVDAGVSLVRCLDVLGRQTQNKRLQKIIADLGTRVEGGESLSRAMQRHPKAFSSLFIGLIKAGEVGGVLEESLQRLSHFLEKDVELRRKVKSALTYPVLVLVMSLGITGFLVYWFVPQWAAILVDLGLKADDLPAPTKFLIDVSDILVNKGYIVAISLVILFFANKLFTSTRFGRRVMDRVRLKVPVFGKLHHKICMARFSRTMGTLLTSGVPILQAMETVAGTVGNTIMSDALLEARARIREGDRIGDPLEESKLFPPMVVHMIGIGEESGSLDFMLQKIADFYEDEVEAALASLTAALEPIMIVGLGFMVGFIVISMFLPLVKVISQLSSGGGDDDK; translated from the coding sequence ATGCCAATCTTCAGCTACACATTCAAAGACGCCATGGGCTCGATCCAGAAAGGGACGGCCGATGCTGAAAGCGAGGAGCTACTAAGGGCGAGGTTCTCCGAACAAGGGTTCGTGATTACCGAGTTGACCATGATCAAGGCGAAAAGCCCGAAGTCTAAGTCGCCTGGTAAGGTCAAACTCACCGACCTTTCGGTCTGGTGCCGCCAGTTCTCAACTATGGTCGATGCTGGTGTCTCACTTGTTCGTTGCTTGGACGTCTTGGGTCGCCAGACGCAGAACAAGCGACTGCAAAAAATCATTGCTGACCTTGGAACTCGTGTTGAAGGTGGCGAATCCCTTAGCCGTGCTATGCAACGTCACCCAAAGGCGTTCAGCTCACTCTTTATCGGTTTGATCAAAGCTGGTGAAGTCGGTGGTGTCTTGGAGGAATCCCTACAGAGACTGAGCCACTTCCTTGAGAAGGACGTGGAACTACGCAGAAAGGTCAAGTCTGCTTTGACTTACCCAGTTCTTGTTCTTGTCATGTCGCTCGGTATTACCGGCTTCCTTGTTTATTGGTTCGTTCCTCAGTGGGCTGCGATTCTGGTTGACCTTGGATTAAAGGCGGATGACCTTCCGGCGCCTACGAAATTCCTCATCGATGTCTCGGACATCTTAGTCAATAAGGGCTACATCGTTGCGATTTCGTTGGTAATCCTCTTCTTTGCGAACAAGCTGTTTACAAGCACCCGGTTCGGACGACGAGTCATGGATCGTGTGAGGCTCAAAGTTCCCGTATTCGGGAAGCTGCACCACAAGATCTGTATGGCCCGATTTAGCCGAACGATGGGAACCCTTCTCACTTCAGGTGTTCCTATTCTCCAGGCAATGGAAACTGTTGCCGGCACAGTCGGCAACACTATCATGTCTGATGCGCTTCTTGAAGCTCGGGCAAGAATCCGTGAAGGAGACCGAATCGGAGATCCGCTTGAAGAATCCAAGCTGTTCCCTCCAATGGTCGTTCATATGATCGGAATTGGTGAGGAGTCCGGCTCGCTCGACTTCATGCTCCAGAAGATCGCGGACTTCTATGAGGACGAGGTGGAGGCGGCTTTGGCTTCTCTCACGGCTGCTCTCGAACCCATCATGATCGTTGGTCTCGGATTTATGGTTGGATTCATCGTTATCTCCATGTTCCTTCCACTTGTTAAGGTTATTTCTCAGCTATCTTCGGGTGGCGGTGACGACGACAAGTAG
- a CDS encoding type IV pilus twitching motility protein PilT, with protein sequence MQNDPTRQNQPGQPPQANGQPPRMNPMAQGNMNQQDPEAWRERVQTISGILGDDKPLGPRQGVEDLHIDELLNIVVDLNSSDLHICASSPPVVRHDGGLKRLNYDKFSPEVIQRMLYEIISDDNIQKFETIHELDFSYSLPIPFSQRVPDGPTARARFRVNMYKDRGSVAAAFRLIASKIPTVEELRLPIILKTLVEKPRGLILVTGPTGSGKSTSLAAMINHINMNHAHHIITIEDPIEYLHEHKLCVINQRELGMDTKSFNNALRASLREDPDILLVGEMRDVETISLAVTAAETGHLVFATLHTNSAAESVDRMVDVFPPGQQEQIRVQLSNNLIAIISQQLLPHASGKGRVPANEVMIASSAIRNLIREAKSHQITSMIQTSAQMGMFTMDQCLRDLYMKGWVKLEDVMARCSNVEELKKMLATAQGPGTSPTTQQIRR encoded by the coding sequence ATGCAGAACGATCCTACTCGACAGAATCAGCCGGGCCAGCCGCCGCAGGCAAACGGTCAGCCGCCTCGGATGAATCCGATGGCTCAGGGGAACATGAATCAACAGGACCCAGAAGCCTGGCGCGAACGCGTCCAGACAATTTCTGGGATATTGGGTGACGACAAGCCGCTTGGACCACGACAGGGAGTCGAAGATCTTCACATCGACGAACTACTGAACATCGTCGTTGACCTAAACTCGTCGGATCTACACATCTGCGCCTCAAGTCCCCCCGTTGTCCGGCATGATGGTGGTTTAAAGCGGCTGAATTACGACAAATTTAGCCCTGAAGTCATCCAGAGGATGCTTTATGAAATCATCTCCGACGACAACATTCAGAAGTTCGAGACGATTCATGAACTCGACTTCTCCTATTCGTTGCCGATTCCGTTCAGTCAGCGAGTTCCGGATGGCCCGACGGCGCGGGCACGGTTCCGAGTCAACATGTACAAGGATCGTGGCTCGGTTGCGGCAGCGTTCCGACTGATCGCTTCGAAGATCCCGACGGTTGAGGAACTTCGCCTCCCGATCATTTTGAAAACGCTAGTCGAGAAGCCTCGCGGTCTTATCCTCGTTACGGGTCCTACTGGTTCAGGGAAATCAACGTCGCTTGCGGCGATGATCAACCACATCAACATGAACCATGCTCACCACATTATCACGATTGAAGACCCGATCGAATATTTGCATGAGCACAAGCTTTGCGTCATCAACCAGCGCGAGTTGGGAATGGATACGAAGAGCTTTAACAATGCTCTCCGTGCAAGTCTTCGTGAAGATCCGGACATCCTGCTCGTCGGTGAAATGCGAGACGTCGAGACGATTTCGCTTGCAGTTACCGCTGCGGAAACGGGTCACTTGGTCTTTGCCACTCTACACACCAACTCTGCAGCGGAATCCGTTGACCGAATGGTTGACGTTTTTCCTCCGGGGCAGCAAGAGCAGATCCGTGTTCAGTTGTCGAACAACCTGATCGCGATCATTTCGCAGCAGCTTCTTCCCCACGCAAGCGGCAAGGGGCGAGTTCCGGCCAACGAAGTCATGATCGCTTCGTCAGCTATTCGCAACCTTATCCGCGAAGCGAAGTCTCACCAGATCACTTCGATGATCCAGACCAGCGCTCAGATGGGTATGTTCACGATGGATCAGTGCCTACGTGATTTGTACATGAAAGGTTGGGTCAAGCTGGAAGACGTGATGGCACGTTGTAGTAACGTGGAGGAGCTCAAGAAGATGCTCGCTACTGCACAAGGTCCAGGAACAAGTCCAACAACTCAACAGATTCGACGATAA